A stretch of the uncultured Methanobrevibacter sp. genome encodes the following:
- a CDS encoding restriction endonuclease subunit S, with amino-acid sequence DLKIGLLGEKYKYYQDFKKYLMQQIFAQKLRFNFDDDWNKVNLGDISTIGKGFTPSTSNPNYWDGDINWLSIADMNQGKYITETSKKITDEGCKNKKIVEKDTLIMSFKLTIGRLGILKKDMFTNEAICNFKWKTSDILTEYMYYYLSSINILKYGSQAAKGITLNNDTLSTIPVLLPSIEEQEKIVDILSNMDTKIQFIETNIEDVKKFKKGLLQQMFV; translated from the coding sequence AGATTTAAAAATTGGGTTATTGGGTGAGAAATACAAGTATTATCAAGATTTCAAGAAGTATTTGATGCAACAGATTTTCGCACAGAAATTAAGATTTAATTTTGATGATGACTGGAACAAAGTTAATTTGGGTGACATAAGTACAATCGGAAAAGGTTTTACTCCTTCAACTTCCAATCCTAATTATTGGGACGGAGATATTAATTGGTTATCAATTGCAGATATGAATCAAGGCAAATATATCACTGAAACTAGCAAAAAAATCACTGATGAAGGATGTAAAAATAAAAAAATCGTTGAAAAAGATACCTTAATAATGAGTTTTAAATTAACTATTGGACGATTAGGCATTTTAAAAAAGGATATGTTCACTAATGAAGCCATTTGTAATTTTAAATGGAAAACTAGTGATATCCTAACAGAATATATGTATTATTATTTGAGTTCTATAAATATTTTAAAATATGGCTCTCAGGCAGCAAAAGGAATAACATTAAATAATGATACATTGAGCACTATTCCAGTTTTATTACCCTCTATCGAAGAACAAGAGAAAATAGTTGATATTCTGTCCAACATGGACACTAAAATTCAATTTATAGAGACTAATATTGAAGATGTTAAAAAATTCAAAAAAGGTTTGCTCCAACAAATGTTTGTTTAA
- a CDS encoding winged helix DNA-binding protein, with product MELSDEMWKEVGFVISSGYRSKVMKSLDGQTKIPTQIAKDTEILQNHMSAVLKQLGEHELVECVNPEARKGRLYRLTDKGEEIVKEL from the coding sequence ATGGAACTTTCAGATGAAATGTGGAAAGAAGTGGGCTTTGTGATATCCTCAGGATATAGATCAAAAGTAATGAAATCTCTTGACGGACAAACAAAAATTCCTACTCAAATTGCAAAAGATACAGAAATCTTGCAAAATCATATGTCTGCTGTTTTAAAACAATTAGGAGAACACGAACTTGTTGAATGTGTAAATCCTGAAGCTAGAAAAGGTAGACTATATCGATTGACAGATAAGGGTGAAGAAATAGTGAAAGAATTGTAA